From a region of the Tachypleus tridentatus isolate NWPU-2018 chromosome 1, ASM421037v1, whole genome shotgun sequence genome:
- the LOC143233472 gene encoding uncharacterized protein LOC143233472, with protein sequence MILMLLAYLLKMLQVKNRKLEGTLLQLTQKKVSYGSEAEVWVIDDINEGETPVPHRPTSLFSPIHTVQTHRKTLSAHERLFGGVSTSLSTSSTERKSTNSRPQMSPRHYVQAHRKPKRRHHTITGTGSQPLVDQSSPRMFGHSSRHCHMDRYSRTASTPDIVRSTIRRSEIFDEKLIDRELGLPQKIDIPERYIEDEPETLSVAEKLKRDLKAENIRKMLSESTTFEKSSLSETMKKKMDEEKKRRARLLALNHTIAKEVMEKSKVVATHGFRQEQPKFL encoded by the exons ATGATATTAATGTTGTTG gCCTACCTCTTAAAGATGCTTCAAGTGAAAAACAGGAAACTAGAAGGAACTTTACTTCAGCTGACACAAAAAAAAGTTAGTTATGGTAGTGAGGCTGAAGTCTGGGTGATTGATGACATTAATGAAG GTGAGACTCCTGTTCCACATCGACCCACTTCCCTTTTTTCACCAATCCACACAGTCCAA aCCCATAGGAAGACCTTAAGTGCCCATGAACGATTGTTTGGAGGGGTCTCTACTTCTCTTTCCACGTCTTCCACAGAGCGCAAGTCAACTAATTCTCGCCCTCAGATGAGCCCAAGACATTATGTACAGGCACATAGGAAACCAAAAAGGAGACATCATACAATTACAGGTACTGGATCCCAACCACTAGTTGACCAGTCATCTCCCAGAATG TTTGGTCATTCTTCACGTCATTGTCACATGGACCGTTATTCACGCACAGCGAGTACACCTGATATTGTACGTAGCACAATCAGAAGATCtgaaatatttgatgaaaaaCTTATTGATAGAGAA CTTGGTCTTCCTCAAAAAATTGACATTCCTGAACGTTACATAGAAGATGAGCCAGAAACGTTGTCAGTTGCAGAAAAACTTAAGAGAGACCTCAAAGCAGAAAATATAAGGAAGATGCTATCGGAAAGCACAAC ATTTGAAAAATCGTCTTTATCagaaacaatgaagaaaaaaatggatgaagaaaagaaaagaagggCCCGTCTATTAGCTCTTAACCATACTATAGCTAAGGAAGTCATGGAGAAGAGTAAAGTTGTAGCAA CTCATGGCTTTAGACAAGAACAACCAAAGTTCCTATAA